A region from the Lolium perenne isolate Kyuss_39 chromosome 4, Kyuss_2.0, whole genome shotgun sequence genome encodes:
- the LOC127348206 gene encoding uncharacterized protein: protein MDVGNHTETHHITTHGTTTLEVVYTNEEATVEQILAMYEKWLEKEKNRYVGLDLEYTPRSTCKRQEMAVVQIAMRQHVLVYHYSSSFKHCPALNNFFERKGITFASVGTRKDKVMLARAKMHIPELYHVDIQDIFKSRVGMANLAEAIIDGSYKNMKTKFSSDKHDLWGTKPLSPMHLEYAAKDGYVSYELYRRILALEL, encoded by the coding sequence ATGGATGTTGGGAACCATACGGAGACCCATCACATCACTACCCATGGCACCACGACTCTGGAAGTTGTCTACACCAATGAAGAAGCTACCGTGGAGCAAATCCTAGCCATGTATGAGAAATGGCTCGAGAAGGAGAAGAACAGGTATGTTGGACTTGACCTCGAGTACACCCCACGTAGCACGTGCAAGCGACAAGAGATGGCCGTCGTGCAAATCGCCATGCGGCAGCACGTCCTCGTGTACCACTACAGCAGTTCCTTCAAACATTGTCCGGCTCTGAACAATTTTTTTGAGCGCAAGGGTATTACTTTCGCGAGCGTTGGCACTAGGAAGGACAAGGTCATGCTTGCCCGTGCCAAGATGCATATTCCAGAGCTGTACCACGTCGACATCCAAGATATATTCAAGAGCCGGGTAGGAATGGCTAATCTAGCAGAGGCCATCATCGACGGGTCCTACAAGAACATGAAGACAAAGTTCTCATCTGACAAGCACGACTTATGGGGGACTAAGCCACTCTCCCCGATGCACCTCGAGTACGCAGCAAAAGACGGGTACGTGAGCTACGAGTTGTACCGTAGGATCCTTGCCCTCGAGTTGTAA